A window of the Citrus sinensis cultivar Valencia sweet orange chromosome 9, DVS_A1.0, whole genome shotgun sequence genome harbors these coding sequences:
- the LOC102609822 gene encoding eukaryotic translation initiation factor 3 subunit E: MATYDLTQRIAPNLDRHLVFPLLEFLQERQMYPDEQILKSKIELLNKTNMVDYAMDIHKSLYHTEDVPQDMVERRVEVVARLKALEERAAPIVSFLQNPNSFQDLRANDQHYNLQMLNDRYQIGPDQIEALYQYAKFQFECGNYSGAADYLYQYRALCTNSERRLSALWGKMAAEILMQNWDIALEELNQLKEKVDDPKSFTSPLNQMQSRIWLMHWSLFIFFNHDNGRTLIIDLFNQDKYLNAIQTNAPHLLRYLATAFIVNKRRRPQFKDFIKVIQQEQNSYKDPITEFLACVYVNYDFDGAQKKMKECEEVILNDPFLGKRVEDSNFATVPLRDEFLENARLFIFETYCRIHQRIDMAVLAEKLNLNYEEAQRWIVNLIRNSKLDAKIDAKSGTVIMEPTQPNVYEQLIDHTKGLSGRTYKLVGQLLEHAQTQAAR; encoded by the exons ATGGCGACGTACGATTTGACACAGAGAATCGCGCCGAATCTGGACCGGCATCTGGTGTTTCCGCTGCTGGAGTTTCTCCAAGAGCGGCAGATGTACCCGGACGAGCAGATTCTGAAATCGAAGATAGAGCTCTTGAACAAGACGAACATGGTCGACTACGCGATGGACATCCACAAGAGCCTCTACCACACCGAAGACGTCCCGCAGGATATGGTCGAGCGGAGGGTCGAGGTCGTCGCTCGTTTGAAGGCCCTGGAGGAGCGCGCCGCCCCGATCGTTTCGTTCTTGCAGAACCCTAACTCCTTTCAAGATTTGAGAGCTAATGACCAGCACTACAATTTGCAGATGCTTAACGACCGTTACCAG aTTGGCCCGGATCAGATCGAGGCGCTTTATCAGTATGCCAAATTTCAGTTTGAATGTGGGAACTACTCTGGGGCTGCTGACTATCTGTACCAGTACAGGGCCTTGTGCACAAACAGTGAAAGGAGGCTGAGTGCATTATGGGGAAAAATGGCGGCTGAGATATTGATGCAGAATTGGGATATTGCTCTTGAAGAACTTAatcaattaaaggaaaaagttGATGACCCAAAG AGTTTCACTTCACCTTTAAATCAGATGCAGAGTAGGATATGGCTAATGCATTGGAGTCTCTTCATCTTTTTCAATCATGATAATGGAAGAACACTGATCATTGACTTGTTCAATCAGGATAA GTATCTAAATGCCATTCAAACCAATGCTCCCCATCTTTTACGCTATTTAGCTACTGCATTCATTGTCAACAAAAGGAGGAGACCTCAattcaaagattttattaaggTTATCCAGCAAGAGCAAAACTCGTACAAAGATCCCATTACAGAGTTTTTGGCATGTGTGTACGTCAATTATGACTTTGATGGGGCAcagaagaagatgaaggagTGTGAAGAA GTGATATTGAATGATCCTTTCCTTGGCAAACGAGTTGAAGATAGCAACTTTGCTACTGTTCCTTTGAGAGATGAGTTCCTCGAAAATGCTCGGCTATTCATCTTTGAGACCTATTGTCGAATTCATCAACGCATTGATATGGC AGTGCTTGCTGAGAAGTTGAATCTAAATTATGAGGAAGCTCAAAGATGGATTGTGAATCTTATTCGGAACTCAAAACTTGATGCCAAGATTGATGCAAAGTCGGGAACTGTTATCATGGAACCCACCCAACCCAACGT GTATGAGCAATTGATTGACCACACCAAAGGACTTTCAGGACGTACTTACAAATTAGTCGGTCAACTTCTGGAACATGCACAAACACAAGCTGCACGATAA